In Arsenicicoccus dermatophilus, a genomic segment contains:
- the lepB gene encoding signal peptidase I has protein sequence MSDDLTPPRRDAGEPDEVRSSRERGRVTAPAPDEARPGATRAEAQAGRRPGQDILHALREFVVVVVLAMVLSLAVKTWLMQAFYIPSGSMEDTLVRGDRVVVSKLTPSPFSLERGDIVVFEDPDHWLSTLPPTERTGMSKAVHDTLVFVGLMPNDSDNHLIKRVIGLPGDKVKCCTPDGKLSINGTAVTEPYLKPGDAPSNQPFDITVPPGRLWLMGDHRSDSGDSRLHDPQHDGSQGSVPVSKVVGRAVTVVWPLSDLTWLGQPSEVFASVPDPR, from the coding sequence ATGAGCGACGACCTGACGCCCCCGCGCAGGGACGCCGGTGAGCCGGACGAGGTCCGCAGCTCGCGAGAGCGCGGCCGGGTGACGGCCCCGGCACCCGACGAGGCGCGGCCGGGTGCCACTCGTGCCGAAGCCCAGGCCGGGCGCCGGCCAGGCCAGGACATCCTGCACGCCCTGCGGGAGTTCGTCGTCGTCGTGGTCCTCGCCATGGTGCTGTCGCTCGCGGTCAAGACCTGGCTGATGCAGGCCTTCTACATCCCCTCCGGCTCGATGGAGGACACGCTCGTGCGGGGCGACCGGGTCGTCGTGTCCAAGCTGACGCCCTCGCCCTTCTCCCTGGAGCGCGGCGACATCGTCGTCTTCGAGGACCCGGACCACTGGCTGTCGACGCTCCCCCCGACGGAACGCACCGGGATGTCCAAGGCCGTCCACGACACCCTGGTCTTCGTGGGCCTCATGCCCAACGACTCGGACAACCACCTGATCAAGCGGGTGATCGGGCTGCCCGGCGACAAGGTCAAGTGCTGCACCCCCGACGGCAAGCTCTCCATCAACGGCACTGCCGTCACCGAGCCCTACCTCAAGCCCGGCGACGCCCCCAGCAACCAGCCCTTCGACATCACGGTGCCCCCGGGCAGGCTGTGGCTGATGGGCGACCACCGCAGCGACTCGGGCGACTCCCGCCTGCACGACCCCCAGCACGACGGCTCGCAGGGCTCCGTGCCCGTCAGCAAGGTCGTCGGGCGCGCCGTGACCGTGGTCTGGCCGCTGTCGGACCTGACCTGGCTCGGTCAGCCCAGCGAGGTCTTCGCCTCGGTCCCCGACCCCAGGTGA
- the lepB gene encoding signal peptidase I: MQPQDHDRTPADSTSAGVLSSRRTRHLLAAVLVAWLALVLARTLLVDWFAVPSASMEPTLRPGEVILVDKRPAAVRPGDVVVVDGQSFGLEDRRPWARRLLGRIAGESPGQHLVKRVIATAGQQVRCCDAQGRLLLDGVPLREEYVARGDTPSEVAFSVTVPTGTLWLMGDHRSRSADSRSRLGRPGGGFLPARDVTGHVVQVIWPPGHRRELSALPTPTLGGDR, encoded by the coding sequence GTGCAGCCCCAGGACCACGACAGGACCCCGGCCGACAGCACGTCGGCCGGGGTCCTGTCGTCCCGGCGCACCCGGCACCTCCTGGCGGCGGTCCTGGTCGCCTGGCTCGCCCTCGTGCTCGCCCGCACCCTCCTCGTCGACTGGTTCGCGGTGCCCAGCGCCTCCATGGAGCCCACCCTGCGGCCGGGCGAGGTGATCCTCGTCGACAAGCGGCCCGCCGCGGTCCGTCCGGGCGACGTGGTGGTCGTGGACGGCCAGAGCTTCGGCCTGGAGGACCGACGCCCCTGGGCGCGTCGGCTGCTGGGCCGGATCGCCGGGGAGTCACCGGGGCAGCACCTGGTCAAGAGAGTGATCGCCACGGCCGGGCAGCAGGTCCGGTGCTGCGACGCACAGGGGCGTCTGTTGCTGGACGGCGTCCCGCTGCGCGAGGAGTATGTCGCGAGGGGGGACACGCCCAGCGAGGTCGCGTTCTCCGTCACCGTCCCAACGGGCACACTGTGGCTGATGGGTGATCACCGCAGTCGTTCGGCCGATTCCCGGTCCCGGCTCGGCCGACCCGGCGGCGGCTTCCTGCCCGCGCGGGACGTCACCGGCCACGTGGTCCAGGTGATCTGGCCGCCCGGGCACCGCCGTGAGCTGTCCGCCCTACCCACCCCCACCCTCGGAGGAGATCGATGA
- the rplS gene encoding 50S ribosomal protein L19: MKKLAEFDSASLRSDVPDFRAGDTLKVHVKVIEGTRSRVQVFQGVVIRKSGGGIGETFTVRKISFGVGVERTFPLHTPVIDRIEVMTRGDVRRAKLYYLRNLRGKAAKIREKRENIPSK; encoded by the coding sequence ATGAAGAAGCTGGCCGAGTTCGACTCCGCGAGCCTGCGCTCCGACGTCCCCGACTTCCGCGCGGGGGACACCCTCAAGGTCCACGTCAAGGTCATCGAGGGCACCCGCTCGCGTGTCCAGGTCTTCCAGGGCGTCGTCATCCGCAAGTCCGGCGGCGGCATCGGCGAGACCTTCACGGTCCGCAAGATCTCCTTCGGCGTCGGTGTCGAGCGCACCTTCCCGCTGCACACCCCGGTCATCGACCGGATCGAGGTCATGACCCGTGGTGACGTCCGCCGCGCCAAGCTGTACTACCTGCGCAACCTGCGTGGCAAGGCCGCCAAGATCCGCGAGAAGCGCGAGAACATCCCCAGCAAGTGA
- the trmD gene encoding tRNA (guanosine(37)-N1)-methyltransferase TrmD, which translates to MRLDVVSIFPDYLTPLDLSLIGKARREGLLDLHVHDLRGWTTDRHRTVDDTPYGGGAGMVMTPEPWARAIDHLAEVGDESYAGRRPLLVVPGPGGQRFSQPMAHELAEEPWLAFACGRYEGIDERVYDYAAERLDGRVRIVSLGDYVLNGGEVAVLTITEAVARLLPGVVGNAESLVEESHEDGLLEYPVYTKPASWRGREVPSVLLSGDHGAIASWRHQQRLERTAARRPDLLPPAAALTGTDAVPEPAVAADAAELWVLRAAARGARDGDLAEGAASAGERARLDGWQTWVVRVGGRLVASVAGRALDAETWQVGRLVVAPDLTGRGLGRALLGYAETAAPTGTRHLVADLADADERARRVARKAGYRPARRRRLPEGADEHAHPAPAAPPRTAPGGR; encoded by the coding sequence GTGCGCCTCGACGTCGTCTCGATCTTTCCCGACTACCTCACGCCCCTGGACCTGTCGTTGATCGGCAAGGCACGCCGGGAGGGCCTGCTGGACCTGCACGTCCACGACCTGCGGGGCTGGACGACCGACCGCCACCGCACCGTCGACGACACCCCCTACGGCGGGGGCGCCGGGATGGTCATGACGCCCGAGCCGTGGGCGCGCGCGATCGACCACCTCGCCGAGGTGGGGGACGAGAGCTATGCCGGGCGCCGGCCCCTGCTCGTCGTGCCCGGTCCTGGGGGACAGCGCTTCTCCCAGCCCATGGCCCACGAGCTCGCCGAGGAGCCCTGGCTCGCGTTCGCGTGCGGGCGGTACGAAGGGATCGACGAGCGCGTCTACGACTACGCGGCCGAGCGACTCGACGGGCGGGTGCGGATCGTCTCCCTGGGTGACTACGTCCTCAACGGCGGCGAGGTCGCGGTGCTGACCATCACCGAGGCGGTGGCCCGGCTGCTGCCGGGCGTGGTCGGCAATGCCGAGTCCCTCGTGGAGGAGTCCCACGAGGACGGCCTGCTCGAGTACCCGGTCTACACCAAGCCCGCCTCCTGGCGCGGCCGAGAGGTCCCCTCGGTGCTGCTGTCGGGCGACCACGGTGCCATCGCGTCGTGGCGGCACCAGCAGCGGCTGGAGCGGACTGCGGCCCGTCGCCCCGACCTGCTGCCGCCCGCCGCCGCGCTGACCGGCACCGACGCCGTCCCCGAGCCGGCCGTGGCAGCCGACGCGGCGGAGCTGTGGGTGCTCCGCGCCGCCGCCCGAGGGGCCCGCGACGGCGACCTGGCCGAGGGTGCCGCGTCGGCAGGTGAGCGGGCGCGGCTCGACGGCTGGCAGACCTGGGTGGTCCGCGTGGGGGGCCGCCTGGTGGCGTCGGTCGCGGGTCGCGCGCTCGACGCCGAGACCTGGCAGGTCGGCCGCCTGGTGGTCGCCCCCGACCTGACCGGACGCGGGCTCGGCCGGGCGCTGCTGGGGTATGCCGAGACCGCCGCTCCCACCGGGACCCGTCACCTCGTCGCAGACCTCGCCGACGCGGACGAGCGGGCCCGGCGCGTCGCCCGCAAGGCCGGCTATCGGCCGGCCCGGCGTCGGCGCCTGCCCGAGGGAGCCGACGAGCACGCCCATCCGGCGCCTGCAGCCCCACCGCGGACCGCCCCGGGCGGCCGCTGA
- the rimM gene encoding ribosome maturation factor RimM (Essential for efficient processing of 16S rRNA) gives MDVVVARIGKAHGLRGEVTVESRTDDPRSRFVPGVRFATEARPGSGVPRELTLRSARLHNGVWLLAFEEIPDRTGAESLRGTLLVLSTDAIAPADDEDGEDGYYESDLVGLRVEDPQGQVVGEVVGLDTRAVQDLLEVRLSDGREALVPFVEAIVPVVDVPGGRIVMDAPAGLFDLAQG, from the coding sequence ATGGACGTCGTCGTCGCCCGCATCGGCAAGGCCCACGGCCTGCGCGGTGAGGTCACCGTGGAGAGCCGCACCGATGACCCGCGCTCGCGCTTCGTGCCCGGGGTGCGCTTCGCCACCGAGGCCCGTCCCGGCTCCGGGGTGCCGCGCGAGCTGACCCTGCGGTCGGCGCGCCTGCACAACGGCGTCTGGCTCCTGGCCTTCGAGGAGATCCCGGACCGCACCGGCGCCGAGTCCTTGCGCGGCACCCTGCTCGTGCTCTCCACCGACGCCATCGCGCCTGCGGACGACGAGGACGGCGAGGACGGCTACTACGAGAGCGATCTCGTGGGTCTGCGGGTCGAGGACCCGCAGGGACAGGTCGTCGGCGAGGTCGTCGGGCTCGACACCCGCGCGGTGCAGGACCTGCTGGAGGTCCGGCTGAGCGACGGGCGTGAGGCTCTGGTCCCCTTCGTCGAGGCCATCGTGCCCGTCGTCGACGTGCCGGGAGGCCGGATCGTCATGGATGCGCCGGCGGGGTTGTTCGACCTCGCGCAGGGGTGA
- a CDS encoding RNA-binding protein, producing MLEEALEHLVKGIVDHDDDVVVRRKELRRGEVLEIRVHPDDLGRVIGRSGRTASALRTVLGALAGGKQVRVDIVDTDRVR from the coding sequence GTGCTCGAGGAGGCTCTCGAGCACCTCGTCAAGGGCATCGTCGACCACGATGACGACGTGGTGGTGCGCCGCAAGGAGCTCCGCCGCGGTGAGGTGCTCGAGATCCGCGTCCACCCGGACGACCTCGGGCGTGTCATCGGCCGATCGGGCCGCACGGCCAGCGCCCTGCGCACCGTGCTGGGCGCGCTGGCCGGTGGCAAGCAGGTCCGCGTCGACATCGTCGACACCGACCGCGTGCGCTGA
- the rpsP gene encoding 30S ribosomal protein S16, whose product MAVKIRLKRMGKIRAPYYRVVVMDSRAKRDGRAIEEIGLYHPTEQPSRIEIDSERAQYWLGVGAQPTEQVAALLKITGDWQKFKGLPGAEGTLQVKEPKRSKQELYNEALAKAELEPKEAPKAKKAKEEPKAEEPKADAAPAKPTTEAPTTTDATEAAEAAGSAEAEEVPAGESVEGAATDEKAEA is encoded by the coding sequence GTGGCCGTCAAGATTCGCCTGAAGCGCATGGGCAAGATCCGTGCACCGTACTACCGCGTCGTCGTCATGGACTCGCGCGCCAAGCGCGACGGTCGTGCGATCGAGGAGATCGGTCTCTACCACCCGACCGAGCAGCCCTCCCGCATCGAGATCGACTCAGAGCGCGCGCAGTACTGGCTGGGCGTCGGCGCCCAGCCGACCGAGCAGGTCGCCGCGCTGCTGAAGATCACCGGTGACTGGCAGAAGTTCAAGGGCCTGCCGGGCGCCGAGGGCACCCTGCAGGTCAAGGAGCCCAAGCGGTCCAAGCAGGAGCTCTACAACGAGGCCCTCGCCAAGGCCGAGCTCGAGCCCAAGGAGGCTCCGAAGGCCAAGAAGGCCAAGGAGGAGCCCAAGGCCGAGGAGCCGAAGGCTGACGCCGCTCCGGCCAAGCCCACCACCGAGGCCCCCACCACGACCGACGCGACGGAGGCCGCCGAGGCCGCCGGTTCCGCGGAGGCCGAGGAGGTCCCGGCCGGCGAGTCCGTCGAGGGCGCGGCGACCGACGAGAAGGCCGAGGCCTGA
- a CDS encoding putative bifunctional diguanylate cyclase/phosphodiesterase produces the protein MSLHDPQQSRVRDDSALLRVGLAASDAALRIRRAARAARRLERLTRNDPDLAHDATVQCAVDLTAELGYLGENDPGSALQVAAGALQVVDDLPPGPWSLVVEVQAQVSRGEALLAVGDVGRARECAQAAQSSLGLPLPDHPLVRRALAAHHALEGQCAATAGDAEAAMLAFGAGLDLDPDGGVRGLLLARLAQLMLTLGKPELGLPYVDRALQTDGQPRSDAADARLHGIRAELLLAAGRGEEALAESERAAGLGVRAGLNPSEHLRRVATVKATMGDPEAPDQLRRLAHDEARTAGDPTLATVLALATAHLRAGDPQAAVRALAPYAPARALPSAHREAVYDVLTEAVERAGDEHAALALLKEQREARRAEQRAESADRARTLAEQHQVDLLRADLERSRRREQELRLLVRQRTAELTWRAAHDELTGLYSREALLARLRIPVGPGTWRTVLYLDLDRFKVVNDAHGHDVGDALLSVVGRRLETAALALSGSTCVARLGGDEFCVLVDSEGQLDAVALARTLVLELGSPIDLPGVGAVRPEISIGVVQTGPGSLSSSGGTDLDLLRDADVALHRSKSEGGGGIYVFGQADREQALRRFEVEHRVRRGLEDGRILPAYDPIVDLSTGRVVGVEALCRLEEDGRRVRAAEFIEIAEESGLIDQLGRVVMAAAIRDLASSTRSHFVAINLGPRELRRPGLLADLTRRLDEAGISRERLVVEVTERSFVDVASTEAEVLRSLADAGVRLAIDDFSTGHSSMVHLSWMPVQLLKIDRSLVVRAARSDPDRTLVAAVIGMAQTLGLQVVAEGIEQACVGRVLRDLGCDYAQGHLFAESETIAQIPESFDLERLLAGPDDGGMPEGG, from the coding sequence GTGAGCCTGCACGATCCTCAGCAGAGCCGAGTCCGCGACGACTCGGCTCTCCTGCGTGTCGGGCTGGCGGCCAGCGACGCCGCGCTGCGGATCCGCCGGGCCGCCCGGGCGGCACGTCGCCTGGAGCGACTCACCCGCAACGACCCGGACCTCGCCCACGACGCCACGGTGCAGTGTGCCGTCGACCTCACCGCGGAGCTCGGCTACCTGGGGGAGAACGACCCAGGGTCCGCCCTCCAGGTCGCGGCGGGGGCGCTCCAGGTCGTCGACGACCTGCCCCCGGGCCCGTGGAGCCTGGTCGTGGAGGTCCAGGCCCAGGTCAGCCGCGGTGAGGCCCTGCTGGCCGTCGGGGACGTCGGCCGCGCCCGCGAGTGCGCCCAGGCCGCCCAGTCCTCGCTCGGACTGCCGCTGCCCGACCACCCGCTCGTCCGGCGCGCCCTCGCCGCGCACCATGCCCTCGAGGGACAGTGCGCAGCGACCGCGGGCGACGCCGAGGCGGCGATGCTGGCCTTCGGCGCCGGCCTGGACCTGGACCCCGACGGCGGCGTGCGCGGGCTGCTCCTCGCCCGCCTCGCCCAGCTGATGCTCACCCTGGGCAAGCCCGAGCTCGGCCTGCCCTATGTCGACCGCGCCCTCCAGACGGACGGACAACCGCGCTCCGACGCGGCCGACGCGCGCCTCCACGGCATTCGCGCCGAGCTGCTCCTCGCCGCGGGCCGCGGCGAGGAGGCCCTCGCCGAGAGCGAGCGGGCCGCGGGGCTCGGCGTCCGGGCCGGCCTCAACCCCAGCGAGCACCTGCGCCGGGTGGCCACCGTCAAGGCGACGATGGGTGACCCCGAGGCCCCCGACCAGCTGCGCCGTCTCGCCCACGACGAGGCCCGGACCGCGGGGGACCCCACCCTCGCCACCGTCCTCGCCCTGGCCACGGCCCACCTGCGCGCCGGGGACCCGCAGGCCGCCGTGCGCGCGCTCGCGCCGTACGCCCCCGCCCGGGCGCTGCCGAGCGCCCACCGCGAGGCGGTGTACGACGTGCTGACCGAGGCGGTCGAGCGCGCGGGTGACGAGCACGCCGCCCTGGCGCTGCTCAAGGAGCAGCGGGAGGCCAGGCGGGCGGAGCAGCGTGCGGAGTCTGCGGACCGGGCCCGCACGCTCGCCGAGCAGCACCAGGTCGACCTGCTGCGGGCCGACCTCGAGCGCTCCCGCCGCCGCGAGCAGGAGCTGCGGCTGCTCGTCCGCCAGCGCACCGCCGAGCTCACCTGGCGAGCCGCCCACGACGAGCTGACCGGGCTGTACTCGCGCGAGGCGCTGCTCGCCCGCCTGCGCATCCCCGTGGGCCCGGGCACCTGGCGGACCGTGCTCTACCTCGACCTGGACCGGTTCAAGGTGGTCAACGACGCGCACGGGCACGACGTCGGGGACGCGCTCCTGTCCGTGGTCGGGCGCCGGCTCGAGACGGCGGCCCTCGCCCTGTCCGGCAGCACCTGCGTGGCCCGCCTCGGAGGTGACGAGTTCTGCGTCCTGGTCGACAGCGAGGGCCAGCTCGACGCCGTCGCCCTGGCCCGCACCCTCGTCCTGGAGCTGGGCAGCCCCATCGACCTGCCCGGCGTGGGCGCGGTGCGCCCCGAGATCAGCATCGGGGTCGTCCAGACCGGCCCCGGCTCGCTGAGCAGCTCCGGGGGCACCGACCTCGACCTCCTGCGAGACGCCGACGTGGCGTTGCACCGCTCCAAGTCCGAGGGCGGGGGCGGGATCTACGTCTTCGGCCAGGCCGACCGCGAGCAGGCCCTGCGTCGCTTCGAGGTGGAGCACCGGGTCCGCCGCGGGCTGGAGGACGGGCGCATCCTCCCGGCATATGACCCGATCGTGGACCTGAGCACCGGACGGGTCGTCGGGGTCGAGGCCCTGTGCCGCCTGGAGGAGGACGGCCGGCGGGTGCGGGCCGCCGAGTTCATCGAGATCGCTGAGGAGTCCGGGCTGATCGACCAGCTCGGCCGGGTCGTCATGGCGGCGGCGATCCGCGACCTCGCGTCCAGCACACGCTCTCACTTCGTGGCCATCAACCTGGGGCCGCGCGAGCTGCGCCGTCCCGGGCTGCTGGCCGACCTGACCCGACGACTCGACGAGGCCGGCATCTCCCGGGAACGGCTGGTCGTCGAGGTGACCGAGCGGTCCTTCGTCGACGTGGCCTCCACCGAGGCCGAGGTGCTGCGCAGCCTCGCGGACGCCGGGGTGCGGCTGGCCATCGACGACTTCAGCACCGGCCACAGCTCGATGGTCCACCTGTCCTGGATGCCCGTGCAGCTGCTCAAGATCGACCGCTCCCTGGTCGTGCGCGCCGCCCGCAGCGACCCCGACCGCACCCTGGTCGCCGCCGTCATCGGCATGGCCCAGACGCTCGGCCTCCAGGTCGTGGCCGAGGGGATCGAGCAGGCCTGCGTCGGGCGGGTGCTGCGTGACCTGGGCTGCGACTACGCGCAGGGGCACCTCTTCGCCGAGTCCGAGACGATCGCGCAGATCCCCGAGTCGTTCGACCTCGAGCGGCTGCTGGCAGGACCCGACGACGGAGGTATGCCGGAGGGTGGGTGA
- a CDS encoding sugar-binding protein, translating into MRKLTTSVVALAVVGLALTGCGRAEEKTTTSATTSAQASGGAGASGFAKDALIGVALPKKTSENWVLAENIFKTDLAKEGFKADVQFANNGVAEQQNQIQSMVTKGAKVLVVGAVDGSQLGSQLKAAKQQGVTVIAYDRLLTNTDAVDYYVAFDNFKVGVLQGTALLDGLKAKKPNGPYDVELFAGSPDDANSKVFFDGAMSVLQPKIKDGTLKVVSGQSTFQQAVTQDWKAENAQKRMDNLLAANYASAALDGVLSPNDTLARAVMTSVKQAGKPVPVVTGQDSEVESVKSILAGEQYSTINKDTRKLVAAAIEMTKALQAGQKPTVNDEKSYNNGVKIVPANLLEPVIVTKANAKEAYANDPTLSALVK; encoded by the coding sequence ATGCGCAAGCTCACCACCTCCGTCGTCGCCCTCGCGGTCGTCGGCCTGGCCCTGACCGGCTGCGGTCGCGCCGAGGAGAAGACCACCACCTCGGCTACCACGTCGGCCCAGGCCTCCGGCGGTGCCGGCGCCTCGGGCTTCGCCAAGGACGCCCTGATCGGGGTCGCCCTGCCCAAGAAGACCTCGGAGAACTGGGTCCTCGCGGAGAACATCTTCAAGACCGACCTGGCCAAGGAAGGCTTCAAGGCCGACGTGCAGTTCGCCAACAACGGTGTGGCCGAGCAGCAGAACCAGATCCAGTCCATGGTCACCAAGGGCGCCAAGGTCCTGGTCGTCGGCGCCGTCGACGGCTCCCAGCTGGGCAGCCAGCTCAAGGCCGCCAAGCAGCAGGGCGTCACCGTGATCGCCTACGACCGCCTGCTGACCAACACCGACGCCGTCGACTACTACGTCGCCTTCGACAACTTCAAGGTCGGCGTGCTGCAGGGCACCGCCCTGCTCGACGGCCTCAAGGCCAAGAAGCCCAACGGTCCTTACGATGTCGAGCTCTTCGCCGGCTCGCCCGACGACGCCAACTCCAAGGTCTTCTTCGACGGCGCCATGAGCGTGCTGCAGCCCAAGATCAAGGACGGCACCCTCAAGGTCGTCTCCGGCCAGTCGACCTTCCAGCAGGCCGTCACCCAGGACTGGAAGGCCGAGAACGCCCAGAAGCGCATGGACAACCTGCTCGCGGCGAACTACGCCTCGGCCGCGCTGGACGGCGTCCTGTCGCCCAACGACACCCTGGCGCGCGCCGTCATGACCTCGGTCAAGCAGGCCGGCAAGCCGGTCCCGGTCGTCACCGGCCAGGACTCCGAGGTCGAGTCCGTCAAGTCGATCCTGGCGGGGGAGCAGTACTCCACCATCAACAAGGACACCCGCAAGCTGGTGGCTGCCGCGATCGAGATGACCAAGGCCCTGCAGGCCGGTCAGAAGCCCACCGTCAACGACGAGAAGTCATACAACAACGGTGTCAAGATCGTCCCGGCCAACCTCCTGGAGCCGGTCATCGTTACCAAGGCGAACGCCAAGGAGGCCTACGCCAACGACCCGACCCTCTCGGCCCTGGTGAAGTGA
- the mmsB gene encoding multiple monosaccharide ABC transporter permease — translation MTKLKNVFGGDLRQFGMIIALLALIAFFTWQTDGLALDPTNVINILQGNAYVLVLAIGMVLVIIAGHIDLSVGSVAAAVGIIVAIAMRDWHLSWPLAILLGLAIGALIGAWQGFWVAYVGVPAFITTLAGMLVFRGVNQWIGKSLTIPVPEGFQQIGSGYLPEVGPTTGYNNLTVLLGLLACLAIVGGALRNRANQRRIGLQREDALTLGIRLALVCAAIMGVAMLMASGRRGTSFPVSGLILVALVLLYGFISSRTVLGRHVYAVGGNKHAAELSGVKAKKVNFLVMMNMSILAALAGMMFVARSTASGPADGLGWELDAIAAVFIGGAAVSGGVGTVVGSIIGGLVMAVLNNGLSLLGVTAEITAIIKGLVLLAAVAFDVINKMQGRPSIIGLLTNRAGGGNAAPTTAERTETTDAVVRSEA, via the coding sequence ATGACCAAGCTCAAGAACGTCTTCGGGGGGGACCTGCGCCAGTTCGGGATGATCATCGCCCTGCTGGCCCTGATCGCCTTCTTCACCTGGCAGACCGACGGCCTGGCCCTCGACCCCACCAACGTCATCAACATCCTCCAGGGCAATGCCTATGTCCTGGTGCTCGCCATCGGCATGGTGCTGGTCATCATCGCCGGGCACATCGACCTGTCGGTGGGCTCGGTGGCCGCCGCGGTCGGCATCATCGTGGCGATCGCCATGCGGGACTGGCACCTGTCCTGGCCCCTGGCGATCCTCCTGGGCCTGGCCATCGGCGCCCTGATCGGCGCCTGGCAGGGCTTCTGGGTGGCCTACGTCGGGGTCCCGGCCTTCATCACCACGCTGGCGGGCATGCTCGTCTTCCGCGGCGTCAACCAGTGGATCGGCAAGTCGCTCACCATCCCGGTGCCCGAGGGCTTCCAGCAGATCGGCTCGGGCTACCTGCCCGAGGTCGGCCCCACGACCGGCTACAACAACCTCACCGTGCTCCTCGGCCTGCTCGCGTGCCTGGCCATCGTCGGGGGTGCCCTGCGCAACCGGGCCAACCAGCGGCGCATCGGCCTGCAGCGCGAGGACGCGCTGACCCTCGGGATCCGGCTGGCTCTCGTGTGCGCCGCCATCATGGGCGTGGCCATGCTCATGGCCTCCGGGCGCCGCGGAACGTCCTTCCCGGTCTCCGGTCTGATCCTCGTGGCGCTGGTGCTCCTCTACGGCTTCATCTCCAGCCGCACCGTCCTCGGTCGTCACGTGTATGCCGTCGGCGGCAACAAGCACGCCGCCGAGCTGTCCGGCGTCAAGGCCAAGAAGGTCAACTTCCTGGTCATGATGAACATGTCGATCCTTGCCGCCCTGGCCGGGATGATGTTCGTCGCCCGCTCCACCGCCTCCGGGCCGGCCGACGGCCTCGGCTGGGAGCTGGACGCCATCGCCGCCGTCTTCATCGGCGGGGCCGCGGTCAGCGGAGGCGTGGGCACCGTGGTCGGGTCGATCATCGGTGGTCTGGTCATGGCCGTCCTCAACAACGGACTGTCGCTGCTGGGCGTGACGGCCGAGATCACCGCCATCATCAAGGGGCTCGTCCTGCTCGCGGCCGTGGCCTTCGACGTGATCAACAAGATGCAGGGCCGCCCTTCGATCATCGGCCTGCTCACCAACCGCGCTGGTGGCGGCAACGCTGCCCCCACCACCGCGGAGCGCACCGAGACGACCGACGCCGTCGTCCGCTCCGAGGCCTGA